In Lolium rigidum isolate FL_2022 chromosome 3, APGP_CSIRO_Lrig_0.1, whole genome shotgun sequence, the genomic window CGGTTATGATTGTTGAAGAAactgcacacggacgctccatgcATCTGATATCCGATGATAATGAGTAGAGAACTAAAGATCTGTATGAACTTGATTTAGATTGGCACCTTTTCAAGTCTGCCTCGACACCTGCGTTGATCATGAAGAGAAGAAAACAAATGTAAGACGATGGTTGTTTTTGAGCATGTAGGAAATTTTGGAGTACTAGACATCAGTGTTGCATTAACCTGACTGATATGCATACATGCATGTATATGTGCGGAGTAACGATATTTTCATGAAAGAAAAATGAACTTGAGAGGTGATATGGATGGTTACCAGAAAATAGCTTTCTCCCATTTGCAGGCTCTGAATTAGAGTGCCATAGTCGTTGACTGGGAGGACGGCCCCAGTGGAGTGGAGGAGCACCACATCCTGGCCGAACATGGCTCGCAAGTCTATTGGACCCCTCGGGACCTCCATTGGGACTCCATTGATGAACACCGTGATCGTCGCTGGAATTGTCAATCAGAGACAGCATATAAGCCACTCAGAATAAAATTTCAGCAGCTCATTTGACGACCAGattaacaaatagagatgcatgcaTAAGCTAGCCAAACAAAATTTGACCTGAATTATAAATGTCATCGGTTCGGTACTACCGTTTACTCATGGTTGGGACCCTCTCTATCATATGGCCGCCATGCATATTCCTTATATACCTAGTATTTTGATTCCATGCTATGTCATGAGAGTATGAGACTAGGAAACCACAGCAAAGTACTCATGTCCAAGTTTGCGTGCATGGACACTCTAACATACATATGCATGCAAACAAACATGAACACTTTGTCCATCATATACCATTCCTTGTTTCAACCTAGAAGTAGTAGCACATTAAGTCATGTAGTAATTGACGGCAGTACTGTACTATACTCCGTAAGAGTAAGCAACGGCTGTGTGCATTAGTTTGATGCAAAAGCCGAGGTAATCCccatttcaaaaagaaaaaactaTAAGAGTAAGCAAGGAAAAAATCATAACAACAATGTACATGTTCATGCATGCAGCTAATCCTAAAGTATTAACAAAGTTCACCATGAACCTCCTTTTTAAACAAAGTGGGCATCAGATAATTGtagtatgcataagcatgtgttcATTCTATTCGGTGAAGCTGCACCAGAAAGCTTAAATTAAGTGGATGTACAAACAAATACAGTCAAAAGAAAATGTCCAATTTATTCtgcaaaaatacaaataagttATAATATAAACACGCATAAAGCCACTCAAACCCGCAACGCATCAAGAACAGATGtcatgttgatgaagacgacggatGTACTATGATCTTATGCACCAGGTGTACTAGGAAGTAGTAACTGAACTAACATCGAAGAACTAAAGAACAAGAATAGATATGTACTAATTTATCAAGGATGACCAAATAAAGTATGCGTCCAGAAGATCCAAGCTAGATCTCCTTGAATTCTGCATGACTTAAATATAGAGAACCGAAACTGTAGGCCGGGTGAAATCAGCATTTCCACCGTCCAAATTTCTTTTGGTTGTTTCATGCATATGCACTGATAATTCTCACCAGAATTTTATGAATTGGAGTCCTTGAGAAGTTGAGAGATAAAGTACTGTTTAGAGGGGACTGGAATTGTTACATGCATGAGACGAATGAACAAAAGGGAGCAATCAAGTGCGTAACCAACAAGATTGACGGTACCCAACTCACCTGGAGGTAATTGGCACGCATAGTACTGCTGCTGCACGGCAGTGGTCGTGGCCGCCGATGACGAGCCGCCGGGGCTACCCACAAACCCCATCTGCCGCGAGATAGCGAAGAGATCGTCGCTTCCCCCGCCGTCGATGTCCCCCATCAGTCCCGACGCCAGCGGCGACGAGGCACCGCACGAAGCCTGCAGGAACCCTACGGTGGCGGCGCTCGACATCCCCGTGCTGTGTGCAAACAGCCCCAGAGACGACCCTCCTGTGCttcccgacgaggaggacgaactCACCTGCTGCTCGTACTGGCAGGCGCTCCCACCGATTGGGGCCATGGCATGAACTGCACCGGCGAGAGATGGAAGGCCCATGATGGTGGAGCTTGTAGCTGGAGAGGTATTCGCGGCGGCAGAGGCGGAAGAGGAGGCCGCtgcagcggcagcagcggcggcctgcATCTGGCGCTGGCGGCGGCGTGAGCGGGAGCGGCGGTTCTGGAACCAGTAGAAGACGTTGGCGTCACCGACGGCACCGAAGCGCTCTAGCAGCTTGCGTATGCGGACGGTTTCGTCCTTGGGCGGGTTGACCATGCCGCTGTTGAAGATAGACTCCAGGATCAGTATCTGCTCCGGCTTGGGCGTCCACCTGGAGCGCACCGGC contains:
- the LOC124695557 gene encoding WUSCHEL-related homeobox 6-like, producing MEGSSNSPDGQSSGGSPEERGSSGGSGGGGGGRGAGEPVRSRWTPKPEQILILESIFNSGMVNPPKDETVRIRKLLERFGAVGDANVFYWFQNRRSRSRRRQRQMQAAAAAAAAASSSASAAANTSPATSSTIMGLPSLAGAVHAMAPIGGSACQYEQQVSSSSSSGSTGGSSLGLFAHSTGMSSAATVGFLQASCGASSPLASGLMGDIDGGGSDDLFAISRQMGFVGSPGGSSSAATTTAVQQQYYACQLPPATITVFINGVPMEVPRGPIDLRAMFGQDVVLLHSTGAVLPVNDYGTLIQSLQMGESYFLVTIHITSQVHFSFMKISLLRTYTCMYAYQSG